One segment of uncultured Tolumonas sp. DNA contains the following:
- a CDS encoding glycosyltransferase family 9 protein, whose product MRYLVVQTKQIGDVLVSTALCDNLKKNDPTSEVHYLVMDYCAGMAQGDPYIDKLIVIDKSQRNNWRYLWRLMMQLRQQHYDVVINSQGQMIGLLTCLFSGVKTRIGFDSFPWRLGHNRVVRFGLDTEHQGNCSMLDDRFSLLKPLKLAKEDRNYHLWLSDIEKVLAKKTLSAAGIDLQRPLIALGVNSLGSYKRWPIDYFAQLAQWLIEQYCAQILVYAAPNERDYNYQLRHLLPTHLQAMVFDHIDTASIRELAGLLSHCQLFLGNDTGPRHIAQALDIPLLTIVAPKGAKNIANPLNHPRFQAIDVWDVLGEQQKQQLLPTLQRDGSDQELFRQLTPQHVIPVVSALIDKQCRITKA is encoded by the coding sequence GTGAGATATTTGGTAGTGCAGACCAAACAAATCGGTGATGTATTGGTATCTACGGCACTGTGCGATAATTTAAAGAAGAATGATCCAACCAGCGAAGTGCATTATCTGGTGATGGATTATTGTGCTGGAATGGCACAAGGTGATCCCTATATTGATAAGTTGATCGTCATTGATAAATCACAGCGCAATAACTGGCGTTATCTCTGGCGCTTGATGATGCAATTACGTCAGCAGCACTATGATGTCGTCATTAATAGCCAGGGACAAATGATTGGATTACTGACCTGTTTGTTCAGTGGTGTTAAGACGCGCATTGGCTTTGATTCTTTTCCATGGCGGTTAGGACATAACAGGGTTGTTCGTTTTGGTTTGGATACCGAACATCAAGGTAATTGTTCTATGCTGGATGATCGGTTTTCATTATTGAAACCGCTTAAGCTGGCGAAAGAAGATCGTAATTATCATCTCTGGTTGTCAGATATTGAAAAGGTGCTGGCTAAGAAAACATTATCAGCTGCCGGCATTGACCTGCAACGTCCACTGATTGCATTAGGTGTTAATTCCTTGGGGAGCTATAAACGCTGGCCTATCGATTATTTTGCCCAATTAGCTCAATGGCTGATTGAACAGTACTGTGCTCAGATTTTGGTGTATGCAGCACCGAATGAGCGAGACTATAACTATCAATTACGTCACTTATTACCCACACATTTACAAGCAATGGTATTTGATCACATTGATACGGCTTCTATCCGGGAATTAGCCGGATTACTGAGTCATTGCCAATTATTTTTGGGTAACGACACCGGCCCTCGGCATATTGCACAGGCACTGGATATCCCATTACTGACTATAGTGGCACCGAAAGGAGCCAAGAACATCGCCAATCCGCTTAACCATCCACGTTTTCAAGCAATCGATGTATGGGATGTGTTGGGTGAACAGCAAAAACAGCAACTGTTACCGACATTACAACGAGATGGATCTGATCAGGAACTGTTCCGTCAATTGACACCGCAACATGTTATTCCAGTTGTTAGTGCATTGATTGATAAACAATGCCGGATAACAAAGGCTTGA
- the hemG gene encoding menaquinone-dependent protoporphyrinogen IX dehydrogenase has protein sequence MTKRILVLYSSREGQTRKIVDAILAHAPNWQADLHDLHQQPSLDLTPYDKVLIAASIRYGHFHPSLNKFVEQHYAALKEKEAAFMAVNLVARKPEKNTPETNLYTRKWLQQSVWKPQHVVVFAGALRYSRYNWWQKRIIQLIMWMTGGSTDTCCDIEFTNWTNVQKFAEQLLKS, from the coding sequence ATGACCAAACGTATTCTGGTGTTGTATTCCAGCCGAGAAGGGCAAACCCGAAAGATAGTCGACGCTATATTAGCGCATGCGCCAAACTGGCAGGCAGATTTGCATGACCTGCATCAACAACCCTCACTCGATTTGACACCCTATGACAAAGTGCTGATTGCTGCTTCTATACGTTATGGCCACTTTCACCCCAGTCTCAATAAATTTGTAGAACAACACTATGCAGCGTTAAAAGAAAAAGAAGCTGCTTTTATGGCTGTTAACCTTGTGGCGAGAAAGCCAGAAAAGAATACCCCGGAAACCAATCTCTATACGCGGAAGTGGTTACAACAATCCGTATGGAAACCACAACACGTTGTCGTGTTCGCTGGTGCCTTGCGTTATTCCCGTTATAACTGGTGGCAGAAGCGAATTATCCAGCTAATTATGTGGATGACAGGGGGAAGTACCGACACCTGCTGTGATATTGAGTTCACAAATTGGACAAACGTGCAAAAATTCGCCGAACAGTTACTAAAATCATAG
- a CDS encoding polysaccharide deacetylase family protein: MNILMALSQLEVTGAEVYATTIGDKLIEKSHRVFFVSDTLTKPTQGTFFKLRFNKRSIPRRFWHVAYLIWLIKKHNIQLVHAHSRASGWSSYIACKLTGTPMITTVHGRQPVHASRKAFHALGYAAVAVCEDIKQQLIDSLGVSADQIHVIRNGIETEKFTAIAPPHNDKPLIIIVGRLTGPKGDVCYRLLDEVIDLNRYRVQVISGSQVTERFQRFQNSVEFVGYVQDIPARMQQADLVIGAGRVAMESLLCGRPTLAIGEAKAIGVITQDNLPQALASNFGDIGPKDLDIDFPALIDEIESGIALQQTDNHVRQQIQQEYDLNRIVTKLEQVYQDAYIYTHQREVPVIMYHRFIQHDSEKGVHGTWLPVSMLEKHFKLLKWLGYETLTFQDLAEHGFIHRLQPDKKFIIITVDDGYRDNLTLLLPLLKKYNFKAVIYAVSGENHNRWDVDVTENPDRPVPLMTPDELKQMANSGYVEIGGHTLTHPRLSKLTATEQHHQIVENKKVLEQLLGKTLISFAYPYGDYNEQSKNLVAEAGYPFAVATNSGPLAIHQDNLAIRRIAIFPKTDAFGLWRKIRGNYVFRKFN, translated from the coding sequence ATGAATATCCTGATGGCCCTCTCCCAGTTAGAAGTAACTGGTGCGGAAGTGTATGCCACCACTATCGGTGACAAACTGATCGAAAAAAGCCATCGGGTCTTTTTCGTTTCCGACACGCTGACTAAACCCACACAGGGCACTTTTTTTAAGCTGCGTTTTAATAAACGCAGTATTCCGCGCCGCTTCTGGCATGTGGCCTATCTGATTTGGCTGATAAAAAAACACAACATCCAACTGGTACACGCGCATAGCCGCGCTTCCGGTTGGAGCAGTTATATCGCCTGTAAACTCACCGGCACGCCGATGATCACTACCGTACACGGCCGTCAGCCCGTACATGCCTCACGCAAAGCATTTCATGCGTTAGGTTATGCTGCAGTTGCCGTATGTGAAGATATCAAGCAACAGTTGATTGATTCATTAGGCGTTTCCGCCGACCAGATCCATGTCATTCGTAACGGAATAGAAACGGAAAAATTCACCGCCATTGCACCACCACACAACGACAAACCACTGATCATCATTGTCGGCCGTCTAACGGGCCCAAAAGGTGATGTCTGTTACCGTTTGCTTGATGAGGTGATCGATCTGAATCGTTACCGAGTGCAAGTGATCAGTGGCAGCCAGGTCACCGAGCGTTTCCAACGCTTTCAAAACAGCGTCGAATTTGTCGGTTACGTACAAGACATTCCAGCCCGTATGCAACAGGCTGATCTGGTGATCGGTGCTGGCCGTGTGGCAATGGAATCACTGCTGTGTGGCCGCCCAACCCTGGCGATTGGTGAAGCCAAAGCGATCGGGGTCATTACGCAAGACAATTTGCCGCAGGCGCTAGCTAGCAACTTTGGCGACATAGGCCCGAAAGACCTCGATATCGATTTTCCAGCACTTATCGATGAAATTGAAAGTGGCATTGCATTACAGCAAACCGATAACCATGTAAGACAACAGATCCAGCAGGAATATGATCTGAATCGTATTGTCACCAAGCTGGAGCAGGTGTATCAGGATGCTTACATCTACACTCACCAGCGTGAAGTGCCGGTCATTATGTACCACCGTTTTATCCAACACGATTCCGAAAAAGGTGTGCACGGCACCTGGTTACCCGTCAGCATGCTGGAAAAACATTTCAAACTGCTAAAATGGCTCGGTTATGAAACACTGACTTTTCAGGATCTGGCAGAGCATGGTTTTATTCACCGTCTGCAACCGGATAAAAAATTCATTATCATTACTGTGGACGATGGTTATCGCGATAATCTCACCCTATTGTTGCCGTTGCTGAAAAAATACAATTTCAAAGCCGTCATCTATGCCGTCAGTGGTGAAAACCATAATCGCTGGGACGTCGATGTCACCGAAAACCCAGATCGCCCGGTGCCGCTGATGACGCCAGATGAGTTAAAACAAATGGCTAACAGCGGTTATGTCGAAATCGGCGGCCATACACTGACACACCCACGCCTCAGCAAATTAACCGCAACCGAACAGCACCATCAAATTGTTGAAAATAAAAAAGTGCTGGAGCAACTACTCGGAAAAACATTAATTTCATTTGCTTATCCTTATGGTGATTATAACGAGCAGAGTAAAAATTTAGTTGCTGAAGCGGGTTATCCTTTTGCCGTAGCTACCAACTCTGGTCCATTAGCTATACACCAAGATAATCTGGCCATTCGCCGGATTGCGATTTTCCCGAAAACCGATGCTTTTGGTTTATGGCGAAAAATTCGCGGTAATTATGTTTTTAGAAAATTTAATTGA
- a CDS encoding glycosyltransferase, with the protein MEYQKSTLAMDNYSEKKIHAIWLGEKLPLLAHVCIDDWRKQGYDYKLWLDSDLQIKAWINNCTFARKCYEKGLFAFVTDYLRLKILSEEGGFYLDTDVTINTDPFPLFQNIDFCVGYEEGERLGTAAIYARRNSEVLAALVRFYEKDIMTSPLYMGPEIMTWLVTEQSPHVSDRILLAPQHFFYSYQCESIHFSPPQKRYVTHWFQHSWKDAKHLVFLKAKGKGLAGYLYEWQKEFFKFR; encoded by the coding sequence ATGGAATATCAAAAATCAACGTTAGCCATGGATAATTATTCTGAAAAAAAAATACACGCGATCTGGCTGGGAGAAAAATTACCCTTACTAGCGCATGTGTGCATTGATGACTGGAGAAAGCAAGGCTACGACTATAAACTGTGGTTAGATAGTGATCTCCAAATAAAAGCGTGGATAAACAACTGTACTTTTGCCAGAAAGTGCTATGAAAAAGGACTGTTTGCTTTTGTCACCGATTATTTACGCCTTAAAATCTTGTCGGAAGAGGGTGGATTTTATCTTGATACCGATGTCACCATAAATACCGATCCGTTCCCGTTGTTTCAGAACATTGATTTCTGCGTCGGCTATGAAGAAGGTGAGCGTCTAGGTACAGCCGCCATCTATGCCCGAAGAAACTCTGAAGTGCTGGCTGCTCTAGTCAGGTTTTACGAAAAAGACATCATGACGTCTCCTCTCTATATGGGACCAGAGATTATGACCTGGCTTGTGACAGAACAGAGTCCGCATGTTTCTGATCGTATTTTACTGGCACCTCAGCACTTTTTTTATAGTTATCAGTGTGAGTCCATCCATTTTTCTCCGCCACAAAAACGATATGTGACACACTGGTTTCAACACAGCTGGAAAGACGCCAAGCATCTTGTTTTTCTGAAAGCAAAAGGAAAAGGTCTTGCGGGTTACTTATATGAGTGGCAAAAAGAATTTTTCAAATTTAGGTAA
- a CDS encoding glycosyltransferase family 2 protein: MTNATIAAVLIVKNEGDNLRACLQSVVGWVDEIIILDSGSSDNTAEIAAEFNARYDIEPIWQGYGRQRQMAQQRVTADWCFWLDADERVTPELQQSIKAVLQQPDRSTAYTIPRLNWVFGRYIRHCGWYPDRVIRLYPTKLTSYNAALVHEKVEITASMQLQPLHGDLVHIPYKDLEHYLVKSARYAKAWADGREAKSKSSSLLQGILHALGCFSRMYILRAGFLDGKAGFLLSVLSAHSTFVKYADLWLRNQNKQNK, from the coding sequence ATGACTAACGCAACAATTGCCGCTGTATTAATTGTCAAAAATGAAGGGGACAATCTGCGTGCCTGTTTACAATCAGTTGTGGGATGGGTGGATGAAATTATTATTCTCGACTCTGGCAGCAGTGATAACACCGCAGAAATTGCCGCTGAATTTAATGCCCGCTATGACATAGAGCCAATTTGGCAAGGTTATGGCCGCCAACGCCAAATGGCTCAGCAACGCGTCACTGCCGATTGGTGCTTCTGGCTAGATGCCGACGAACGAGTCACACCTGAACTACAACAAAGTATCAAAGCCGTCTTGCAACAGCCAGATCGTAGTACAGCCTATACCATCCCCCGACTGAACTGGGTTTTTGGTCGTTATATTCGCCATTGCGGCTGGTATCCAGATCGCGTGATCCGTTTATATCCGACCAAATTAACCAGCTACAACGCAGCATTAGTGCATGAAAAAGTAGAGATTACTGCCAGTATGCAGCTTCAGCCTTTACATGGTGATCTGGTACATATCCCTTACAAAGATTTGGAACATTATCTGGTGAAATCAGCTCGCTATGCAAAAGCATGGGCCGATGGTAGAGAGGCCAAGAGCAAAAGTAGCAGTTTATTACAAGGTATACTGCATGCTCTTGGCTGCTTTAGCCGGATGTATATCCTTCGGGCTGGTTTTCTCGATGGTAAAGCAGGCTTTTTACTTTCCGTCTTATCAGCACACTCCACTTTCGTGAAATATGCTGATCTGTGGTTACGTAATCAAAATAAACAGAACAAATAA
- the waaF gene encoding lipopolysaccharide heptosyltransferase II, which yields MKTLIIGPSWVGDMVMSQSLYITLKKQQPDIELHVMAPRWCLPLLARMPQIDQAIEMPLSHGDFKLTARWRLGRELKKNQYTQSIVLPNSLKSALIPLFAQIPKRTGWKGESRYGLLNDLRNNKKAFPLMVQRYIALAFARQKMHSEKDILEIPYPTLQVDKAQQQAAMSRLNVNLDKPVLGLCPGAEFGPSKRWPEEHYAAIANQWIADGGEVWIFGSQKDQPVANTIRQYLPEELQTHCHLLAGNTSLTEAIDLLAACTKVVSNDSGLMHIAAAVNTPLVAVYGSTSPGYTPPLSQKVQIVHTDIECRPCFKRECPYGHLKCLKELHPNQVWQALSALK from the coding sequence ATGAAAACACTCATTATCGGCCCATCCTGGGTCGGCGATATGGTGATGTCGCAAAGTCTCTATATCACCTTAAAAAAGCAGCAACCCGATATAGAACTCCACGTCATGGCACCACGCTGGTGTCTACCTTTGCTGGCCCGTATGCCACAGATCGATCAAGCCATCGAAATGCCGCTAAGCCATGGAGATTTCAAATTAACGGCTCGCTGGAGACTGGGGCGAGAGCTTAAAAAAAACCAGTATACTCAGTCCATTGTTTTACCCAATTCACTGAAATCGGCTCTGATCCCTCTCTTTGCTCAAATACCTAAACGTACTGGCTGGAAAGGCGAAAGTCGGTATGGTTTGCTGAACGACTTACGGAATAATAAAAAAGCATTCCCGTTGATGGTGCAACGTTACATCGCGTTGGCATTTGCTCGCCAGAAAATGCACTCCGAAAAAGATATCCTAGAGATCCCTTATCCCACATTACAGGTCGATAAAGCGCAGCAACAAGCTGCAATGTCTCGGTTAAACGTTAACTTGGATAAACCAGTCCTGGGCCTCTGCCCCGGTGCTGAATTTGGGCCATCAAAACGCTGGCCAGAAGAGCATTATGCAGCGATAGCAAACCAATGGATTGCCGACGGCGGCGAGGTGTGGATATTTGGCTCTCAAAAAGATCAGCCGGTAGCCAATACTATTCGACAATATCTGCCCGAAGAGCTGCAAACGCATTGTCATTTATTAGCTGGAAATACCAGTCTGACCGAAGCCATTGATCTCTTGGCTGCTTGTACAAAAGTGGTGAGTAATGACTCTGGTCTGATGCATATTGCCGCGGCAGTGAACACACCGCTAGTTGCCGTTTATGGCTCTACCTCTCCAGGTTACACACCGCCGCTCAGCCAAAAGGTACAGATAGTACATACCGATATTGAGTGCCGACCTTGTTTTAAACGGGAATGTCCATACGGCCATCTTAAATGTCTGAAAGAACTACATCCCAATCAAGTTTGGCAAGCATTATCGGCGCTTAAATAG
- a CDS encoding glycosyltransferase family 9 protein, whose protein sequence is MRILVVRNDKIGDFMLAWPSFAMLKQSCNCHITALVPNYTAPLAHLCPWIDSVIIDPGKNVSKEQQTLLLTQIKGQFDAAITLFSTGRIGWLLWRAKIPYRLAPATKLAQLFYNHRLIQRRSHSEKPEYQYNLDLIRLFLADHQWNIVEPEAPYLVFPRELLSQVRLETAQALNIVSSSSWVMVHCGSGGSANNLSVAQYAELVVCLYKYHPERHFLLTAGPGEEEKTNELAELLRNMGVPVTVYVSRDGLVRFAQVLANAELFIAGSTGPLHMASALDVPTVGFFPQRRSATPLRWRPLNSEGRHLAFSPPEGEFSEQNMGLLNMPQCADAIRLWWCGWMH, encoded by the coding sequence ATGCGAATACTGGTCGTGCGAAATGATAAGATTGGCGATTTTATGCTGGCTTGGCCCAGTTTTGCTATGTTAAAGCAGTCTTGTAACTGTCATATCACGGCTTTGGTTCCTAATTATACTGCTCCGTTAGCACACTTATGTCCTTGGATTGATAGCGTTATCATTGATCCGGGAAAGAATGTATCTAAAGAACAGCAAACGTTGTTATTGACACAGATTAAAGGTCAATTTGACGCGGCTATCACACTATTTTCAACCGGACGAATTGGTTGGTTATTATGGCGAGCTAAAATTCCTTACCGTTTGGCTCCCGCAACGAAGTTGGCTCAACTTTTTTACAATCACCGTTTGATACAGCGACGATCTCACTCAGAAAAGCCAGAATATCAGTACAATCTTGACCTGATTCGTCTTTTTTTAGCTGATCATCAATGGAATATTGTTGAGCCTGAAGCACCATATTTAGTTTTTCCAAGAGAGCTATTGTCACAAGTTCGCTTGGAAACAGCTCAGGCATTAAATATCGTATCCTCATCATCGTGGGTTATGGTGCATTGCGGTAGTGGTGGGTCGGCAAATAATTTATCAGTGGCGCAATATGCTGAATTGGTTGTTTGTTTATATAAATATCATCCTGAACGCCATTTTTTGTTAACTGCAGGCCCAGGGGAAGAAGAAAAGACCAATGAATTAGCAGAACTGCTACGAAATATGGGTGTTCCAGTTACAGTTTATGTTTCTCGTGATGGTTTAGTTCGTTTTGCTCAGGTATTGGCGAATGCAGAATTGTTTATTGCTGGGAGTACCGGGCCATTGCACATGGCTTCTGCGCTGGATGTTCCAACGGTTGGTTTTTTTCCCCAACGCCGTTCTGCGACACCTCTGCGTTGGCGGCCATTGAATAGCGAAGGGCGTCACCTAGCTTTTTCTCCGCCAGAAGGTGAGTTCAGTGAACAGAATATGGGGCTGTTGAATATGCCTCAATGTGCCGATGCCATCCGACTTTGGTGGTGTGGCTGGATGCATTAA
- a CDS encoding glycosyltransferase family 9 protein codes for MPLFSVPPKTLCLIRLSAIGDCVHAVAMVQAIQRQWPETRIVWIMGKLEAQLLGDLPGINVIPFDKKAGFHGYWQIWRQLRHIRFDALLHMQSALRASLLRLGIRAKTVLGFDQQRAGDGQQYFTNCKVKSPESPHVLDGFMAFAQELGIRDLTPKWFIPTSDIDDDWARKQINGKPTLLISPAASKAFKNWTTAGYAALVDHAANKGLQVFLCGGPSAAEQVMAQEIISQCQNTPRNLIGKTNLKQLMALIKQSHLVLAPDTGPTHMATAAGVPVLGLYAHHNPQRTGPYHCRQYVVSVYEKLITQQTGRSLSKLAWRTRLKDDQAMQQISIELVKVAFDTLLGDYPLAEETKHD; via the coding sequence ATGCCTCTTTTTTCTGTGCCACCGAAAACCCTGTGCCTGATCCGTCTTTCTGCCATTGGCGACTGTGTTCATGCTGTTGCGATGGTGCAAGCCATCCAACGTCAATGGCCTGAAACACGAATAGTCTGGATCATGGGCAAATTAGAAGCGCAATTGCTAGGCGATCTACCTGGTATTAACGTGATCCCTTTTGATAAAAAAGCAGGGTTTCATGGATATTGGCAAATCTGGCGCCAACTACGACATATCCGGTTTGATGCCTTATTGCATATGCAAAGTGCTTTGCGCGCCAGTTTATTGCGATTGGGGATCAGAGCCAAAACCGTGTTAGGTTTTGATCAACAACGTGCAGGTGATGGCCAGCAATATTTCACTAATTGCAAAGTGAAATCGCCTGAATCCCCTCATGTGCTTGATGGTTTTATGGCTTTTGCACAAGAGCTGGGTATTCGTGATCTGACACCTAAATGGTTTATCCCTACCTCAGACATCGACGACGATTGGGCTCGAAAACAAATTAATGGCAAGCCAACCCTGCTGATTAGCCCTGCGGCAAGTAAAGCATTTAAAAACTGGACGACTGCCGGTTATGCCGCACTTGTAGACCATGCAGCCAACAAAGGCCTGCAAGTTTTCTTGTGCGGTGGGCCAAGTGCAGCCGAACAAGTCATGGCGCAAGAAATAATCAGCCAATGCCAAAATACACCGCGTAATTTGATTGGAAAAACCAATCTAAAACAGCTAATGGCACTAATAAAGCAATCTCATCTGGTCTTAGCACCCGATACTGGCCCCACACATATGGCAACCGCAGCAGGGGTACCAGTGCTTGGTTTATACGCTCACCATAATCCACAACGTACTGGTCCTTATCACTGTCGGCAGTATGTTGTCAGTGTTTATGAAAAACTCATCACGCAACAAACCGGCAGATCACTGTCTAAATTGGCTTGGCGTACTCGGCTCAAAGATGACCAAGCTATGCAACAAATCAGCATTGAACTGGTTAAAGTTGCGTTTGATACACTACTTGGCGATTATCCATTAGCAGAAGAGACCAAGCATGACTAA
- a CDS encoding O-antigen ligase family protein — protein sequence MLTIKKNTLIDRSSLCRFLYSDHLGMFIFINILSFSLFKESIQLIADISQTIIVSFTLLIIVLEWRFFIKNFIFRMLLLALIAQILSWISSKYYIPDLASPVPVLKSLAYLFFFFCVAFWLKGNEKRANLVLFAFTLGVIFTFAYHSSVLSETKNGLNGVRVNFHYRNAQYGALITGACFIFYVIYTLFHKHLLSPIRLTFCVAMILLFGLFSIILQSRQSWLAITISLMAFFIFALLDKKQFFVKKILRGSVIFIALFFFLYQVPFVRQRILVGFVHASDLHAMLTFHWQEVKDFSIGVRLKSWMEAGKWIQAHPFFGTGFGSQTYVITTSHTLPDYITREFRHLHNSNIETLVSWGILGFFTLYVSWIYILKKVVSSDSSSFYTKALCVSFFIYWIIINNFESFFYYRAGQWVFSVFVGVLYSVILQKEYSAYLEARNENIRY from the coding sequence TTGCTGACGATCAAAAAAAATACACTGATTGATAGAAGTTCGTTGTGTCGTTTTTTATATAGCGATCACCTTGGGATGTTTATTTTTATAAACATCCTTTCATTTTCGCTATTCAAAGAATCTATTCAACTAATTGCTGATATTTCACAAACTATTATTGTTTCTTTTACATTATTAATAATAGTCTTAGAGTGGCGTTTCTTTATCAAGAATTTTATATTCAGGATGCTATTGCTGGCATTGATCGCCCAAATATTGAGTTGGATATCATCAAAATATTATATCCCAGATTTAGCATCTCCCGTTCCAGTGCTGAAATCTCTAGCATATCTGTTTTTCTTTTTTTGTGTGGCTTTCTGGCTAAAAGGCAATGAGAAAAGAGCAAATTTGGTTTTGTTTGCATTCACTCTAGGCGTCATATTTACTTTTGCCTATCATTCTTCTGTATTATCTGAAACAAAAAACGGACTCAATGGGGTCAGAGTTAACTTTCATTACCGGAATGCTCAGTACGGAGCATTAATTACCGGTGCTTGTTTTATTTTTTATGTCATCTATACATTATTTCATAAACATCTTCTTTCGCCCATAAGACTGACTTTTTGTGTCGCAATGATACTTTTGTTTGGCTTATTTTCTATTATCTTGCAATCCAGGCAATCTTGGTTGGCCATAACTATTTCACTTATGGCATTTTTTATTTTTGCTTTGCTAGATAAAAAGCAGTTCTTTGTTAAAAAGATTCTACGCGGTTCTGTTATTTTTATTGCACTGTTCTTTTTTCTTTATCAAGTTCCCTTTGTACGGCAGCGTATCCTAGTTGGGTTTGTTCATGCTAGTGATTTGCATGCCATGCTAACCTTTCATTGGCAGGAGGTAAAAGATTTCAGCATTGGCGTCAGATTGAAATCATGGATGGAGGCAGGAAAATGGATCCAGGCTCATCCATTTTTTGGCACCGGATTTGGCAGTCAAACATATGTCATCACGACATCTCATACATTGCCAGATTATATAACCAGAGAGTTTAGGCACTTACATAATTCCAATATTGAAACCCTTGTTTCTTGGGGCATACTGGGCTTTTTCACTCTCTATGTATCCTGGATTTACATCCTGAAGAAAGTCGTTAGCTCAGACTCATCGTCTTTTTATACGAAAGCTCTTTGTGTTTCCTTCTTCATTTATTGGATTATTATCAACAACTTTGAATCTTTCTTTTATTACAGAGCCGGTCAATGGGTATTCAGTGTTTTCGTTGGTGTCCTCTATTCTGTAATACTACAGAAAGAATATAGTGCTTATTTAGAGGCTCGAAATGAAAATATTCGTTATTAG
- a CDS encoding glycosyltransferase family 25 protein encodes MDEMHIHFEFFDAINGFNGLPERLASLPDDFHRNIFRSRPLTPGEKGCYASHYLLWEKCLELNEPMLILEDDFLPTQYFSDVLATLDSVHNKYEYIKVEPQISTATPREIINNAQIVFWHNNSCWTTGYSISPQGAKRLLQHSKRWLCSVDNYIGESYRTGLLCTGIIPYAIYSPRDMGSDIQNRVPLKKVPLPFKLTRELYRFYRFMRMLVWNIKNQR; translated from the coding sequence ATGGATGAAATGCACATCCATTTTGAATTTTTTGATGCTATTAATGGGTTCAATGGTCTACCGGAACGACTTGCAAGCCTTCCAGATGATTTTCATCGTAATATTTTCAGAAGCCGTCCCTTGACACCGGGAGAAAAAGGCTGCTATGCCAGTCATTATTTGCTCTGGGAAAAGTGTCTGGAACTGAATGAGCCAATGTTAATACTCGAGGATGATTTTCTTCCTACTCAGTATTTTTCTGATGTGCTTGCCACACTTGATAGCGTACATAATAAATATGAGTACATTAAGGTCGAACCGCAGATTAGTACGGCAACACCTCGGGAGATAATTAATAACGCCCAAATCGTTTTCTGGCATAACAACTCATGCTGGACAACAGGCTACAGCATCTCTCCGCAAGGAGCAAAACGATTATTACAACACAGTAAACGCTGGTTATGCTCTGTAGATAATTATATCGGTGAATCTTATCGTACCGGTCTCTTATGTACAGGCATTATCCCTTATGCCATATACAGTCCGCGTGACATGGGAAGTGATATTCAAAATCGGGTACCGCTAAAAAAAGTCCCGCTTCCCTTTAAATTGACGAGAGAACTGTACCGTTTCTACCGGTTTATGAGAATGCTTGTATGGAATATCAAAAATCAACGTTAG